A region from the Methanofollis liminatans DSM 4140 genome encodes:
- a CDS encoding pyridoxal-phosphate-dependent aminotransferase family protein — MENERLLMLPGPVPVPERVRQAMMRQAINHRGPEFGTAYAESAAVLKECFGTKNEVYIISGSGTAGMEAAVANFGRGKRIASLVNGKFGERLRDLGRRYGDVTAIESTWGTPLDLDALAAALEGGVEMVTMVHNETSAGILNPAKDVGKLVRKHDALFVMDGVTSVGGDEVLADEWSVDIAIVGSQKCLAAPAGLAAVAVSDRAWERIAEDRPYYLDLAAYRKNGKKTPMETPYTPAVPLFLALAEAMAIIREEGMAARIARHRRMSASVRAAVSAWGLSMFPQLDAAHAYSNTVTAVVMPEGVTDSALRGTVKRMGIEIAGGQDHLKGKIFRIGSMGAVSAPEILATLAAVQHALKKAGVAGMGDGVGAAAEVLDA; from the coding sequence ATGGAAAACGAACGACTCCTCATGCTGCCGGGGCCGGTGCCGGTGCCGGAACGGGTACGGCAGGCGATGATGCGGCAGGCAATCAACCATCGCGGCCCTGAATTCGGCACCGCCTACGCCGAGAGCGCCGCAGTCCTCAAGGAATGCTTCGGGACCAAAAACGAGGTCTATATCATCAGCGGCTCGGGCACCGCCGGCATGGAAGCGGCCGTCGCCAACTTCGGCCGCGGGAAGCGGATCGCCTCCCTGGTCAACGGCAAGTTCGGCGAGAGGCTCCGGGACCTCGGGCGGCGCTACGGCGACGTCACCGCGATCGAATCGACCTGGGGCACGCCCCTCGACCTCGACGCCCTCGCCGCCGCCCTCGAAGGCGGTGTCGAGATGGTGACGATGGTCCACAACGAGACCTCGGCCGGCATCCTCAACCCGGCGAAGGACGTCGGGAAACTCGTCCGGAAACACGACGCCCTCTTTGTCATGGACGGCGTCACCTCGGTCGGCGGCGATGAGGTGCTCGCCGACGAGTGGAGCGTCGACATCGCCATCGTGGGCTCGCAGAAGTGCCTGGCCGCCCCGGCAGGGCTTGCGGCCGTCGCCGTCTCCGACCGGGCATGGGAGCGGATCGCCGAGGACCGCCCGTACTACCTCGACCTCGCCGCCTACCGCAAGAACGGCAAGAAGACCCCGATGGAGACCCCGTACACCCCGGCCGTCCCGCTCTTCCTCGCCCTCGCCGAAGCGATGGCGATCATCCGTGAAGAAGGCATGGCCGCCCGCATCGCCCGGCACCGGCGGATGTCGGCCTCGGTCAGGGCCGCCGTCTCCGCCTGGGGCCTCTCGATGTTCCCGCAGCTCGACGCCGCCCACGCCTATTCGAACACCGTCACCGCCGTCGTCATGCCCGAAGGCGTCACCGACAGCGCCCTCCGCGGCACCGTCAAGCGGATGGGCATCGAGATCGCCGGCGGCCAGGACCACCTCAAGGGGAAGATCTTCAGGATCGGCTCGATGGGTGCGGTCAGCGCCCCCGAGATCCTCGCCACCCTTGCAGCAGTCCAGCACGCACTCAAGAAGGCCGGCGTCGCCGGCATGGGTGACGGTGTCGGGGCGGCGGCTGAGGTGCTCGACGCATGA
- the ribC gene encoding riboflavin synthase, whose translation MKIGVADTTFARVNMGAFVVDELRKHASVAIERYTVPGFKDLPVACKKLIEERGCDIVVALGMPGGKDKDKMCAHEASQGLMLAQLMTNRHIIEVFVHEDEAENDRELAWLAERRAREHAENAVNLILRPQVLTRQAGTGQRQGFEDAGPARQ comes from the coding sequence ATGAAGATCGGGGTCGCCGACACCACCTTCGCCCGCGTCAATATGGGCGCCTTCGTCGTTGACGAGCTGCGCAAGCACGCCAGCGTCGCGATCGAGCGCTACACCGTCCCGGGTTTCAAGGACCTCCCGGTCGCCTGCAAGAAGCTCATCGAGGAGCGGGGCTGCGACATCGTCGTCGCCCTCGGCATGCCGGGCGGCAAAGATAAAGACAAAATGTGCGCCCACGAGGCCTCGCAGGGTCTGATGCTCGCCCAGCTGATGACCAACCGGCATATCATCGAGGTCTTCGTCCACGAGGACGAGGCGGAGAACGACCGGGAACTCGCATGGCTCGCGGAGCGGCGGGCGCGGGAGCACGCCGAAAACGCCGTGAACCTCATCCTCCGCCCCCAGGTGCTCACCCGCCAGGCCGGCACCGGCCAGCGGCAGGGCTTTGAGGACGCCGGCCCGGCGAGGCAGTAA
- a CDS encoding GerW family sporulation protein, producing the protein MTGDEMIRATAEELRNFISAKAIIGDPLDLGDKVIFSIATFGFGFGAASGRGKAEEGEGGGEGGGAGGGVTPIALLVVHKDVKGPEGVQIYSMTKKGQLSEIIETIGETLPSVVERVGGKVLEMRKACTEEGEKTPEEPEK; encoded by the coding sequence ATGACAGGCGATGAGATGATCAGGGCAACAGCGGAGGAGCTCCGCAACTTCATCAGCGCAAAGGCGATCATCGGCGACCCCCTCGACCTCGGGGACAAGGTGATCTTCTCGATAGCAACCTTCGGCTTCGGCTTCGGTGCCGCATCAGGGCGCGGGAAGGCAGAAGAGGGCGAGGGCGGCGGTGAGGGCGGCGGCGCAGGCGGCGGGGTCACGCCGATCGCCCTCCTGGTCGTCCACAAAGACGTCAAAGGGCCCGAAGGCGTGCAGATCTACTCCATGACCAAAAAAGGGCAGCTCTCCGAGATCATCGAGACCATCGGGGAGACGCTGCCGTCCGTGGTGGAGCGGGTCGGCGGCAAGGTGCTCGAGATGAGGAAGGCCTGCACCGAAGAGGGGGAGAAGACGCCGGAAGAGCCCGAGAAATAA
- a CDS encoding DUF2953 domain-containing protein has product MGGGDLPVLLFFLALLALPLYALLLVPFEIRFSGGYEAGEVRGFCAFCWAVVSLRLLWTEGAPCAEVALGRSVLFSTPLGGEEEEEEIEEKTGEEKPAAGPGAREVLAAARAVLPGALNLLGYTLARCRIACGRIRFRAGLDNAADTGILFGIVQAINGVLAPTPFRVDMTPLFDGGEAAGRAEGRVLIERPLTILIAAALFAVSAPVRTAVWPLIRGEA; this is encoded by the coding sequence ATGGGCGGCGGCGACCTCCCGGTACTCCTTTTTTTCCTCGCACTCCTAGCCCTGCCTCTGTACGCCCTGCTCCTCGTCCCGTTCGAGATCCGTTTTTCGGGGGGGTATGAAGCCGGGGAGGTGCGGGGGTTCTGCGCCTTCTGCTGGGCGGTCGTCTCCTTGAGATTATTATGGACGGAGGGCGCTCCCTGTGCGGAGGTCGCCCTCGGCAGGAGCGTGCTCTTCTCCACGCCCCTCGGCGGTGAGGAAGAGGAAGAAGAGATCGAAGAGAAGACCGGGGAAGAGAAACCCGCCGCCGGGCCCGGGGCCAGGGAGGTGCTCGCCGCCGCCAGGGCCGTGCTCCCGGGAGCCCTCAACCTGCTGGGATATACCCTTGCACGCTGCCGGATCGCCTGCGGGCGGATCCGGTTCAGGGCCGGGCTGGACAACGCCGCCGATACCGGGATACTCTTCGGGATCGTCCAGGCGATAAACGGCGTCCTGGCACCGACACCCTTCCGGGTCGATATGACACCGCTCTTCGACGGCGGCGAGGCCGCCGGGCGGGCCGAAGGACGGGTGCTGATCGAGCGCCCCCTCACGATCCTGATTGCGGCGGCGCTCTTTGCGGTCTCGGCACCGGTGCGGACCGCCGTATGGCCATTGATCCGGGGTGAAGCATGA
- a CDS encoding DUF2703 domain-containing protein — MKERFTVLWRRTGRSPCPYRSSDTDRSLPDLLREIVPLLKENGVSVEVTVETVDEGAGVWFNGAPLADLIDEAAGAQRYCTGPSRMEELGRPECAYEEEVRSGYVVPEIIFRKAVLLALED; from the coding sequence ATGAAGGAACGGTTCACGGTGCTCTGGCGCCGGACCGGAAGATCGCCCTGCCCGTACCGCTCCTCAGACACCGACCGTTCGCTCCCCGATCTCCTCAGGGAGATCGTCCCCCTCCTGAAGGAGAACGGCGTCTCGGTGGAGGTAACGGTGGAAACGGTCGATGAAGGCGCAGGCGTCTGGTTCAACGGCGCCCCTCTTGCCGACCTGATCGACGAGGCCGCCGGGGCCCAGCGCTACTGCACCGGGCCGTCCCGGATGGAGGAACTCGGCCGCCCTGAGTGCGCGTATGAGGAGGAGGTGCGATCCGGCTATGTCGTGCCCGAGATCATCTTTAGAAAGGCGGTGCTGCTCGCCCTCGAGGACTGA
- a CDS encoding class I SAM-dependent methyltransferase has translation MDAGIDWNRVWRVRLAAHRSSPGFVSGGVLWKEKETARRYDRGVGEGDRVEQSLAALPLGPEHAVLDIGAGPGTLTLPMARLVRRVDAVEPAAGMAAVLRERAAEAGLENIRVVEGRWEDPGLDLDPPYDVVVSSFSLAMPDLAAALEKMEGVAAGSVHIFWHVGTPAWERQYMALWPALHGARYRPVPKAGVVFCLLRGMGRRPEITLHAFTEERRFSRLEDALSYYAPRFSAVDERQRQVLAHALEGWLEFGEEGPVMRGRSRFAHIWWKKEER, from the coding sequence ATGGATGCCGGGATCGACTGGAACAGGGTGTGGCGGGTGCGGCTGGCGGCGCACCGGTCGAGCCCGGGCTTCGTGAGCGGCGGCGTACTCTGGAAGGAGAAAGAGACCGCCCGCCGCTATGACCGGGGCGTCGGAGAGGGCGACCGGGTGGAGCAGTCTCTGGCCGCCCTCCCCCTCGGGCCGGAACACGCGGTGCTCGATATCGGCGCTGGGCCCGGCACTCTCACCCTCCCGATGGCGCGGCTGGTGCGGCGGGTCGATGCCGTCGAACCGGCCGCGGGGATGGCGGCGGTGCTCCGGGAGCGGGCGGCCGAGGCGGGGCTTGAAAATATCAGGGTCGTGGAGGGGCGGTGGGAGGATCCCGGCCTGGACCTCGATCCCCCGTACGACGTGGTCGTCTCCTCCTTCTCGCTTGCGATGCCCGATCTCGCCGCCGCCCTGGAAAAGATGGAAGGGGTCGCCGCGGGATCGGTGCATATCTTCTGGCATGTGGGGACGCCGGCATGGGAGCGGCAGTATATGGCCCTCTGGCCGGCCCTCCACGGCGCCCGGTACAGGCCGGTGCCGAAGGCCGGGGTGGTCTTTTGCCTCCTTCGGGGGATGGGGCGCCGTCCTGAGATCACGCTGCACGCCTTCACCGAAGAGCGGCGCTTTTCGCGTCTGGAGGACGCCCTCTCGTATTATGCGCCGCGGTTCTCGGCGGTGGACGAGCGGCAACGGCAGGTCCTTGCACACGCCCTTGAGGGCTGGCTTGAATTCGGGGAGGAGGGCCCGGTCATGCGGGGCCGTTCCCGCTTTGCCCATATCTGGTGGAAAAAAGAAGAACGGTGA
- a CDS encoding YIP1 family protein: MSHPIVEVLLNPDAFFRKMADRAPELMLPAALVLVTGIIGGIAAYLITNMLTPAFPAEAQGILGIIAVAGAVATPIFSLIGWVVVAIIFYAISSVFKGRGSLKKTLEFTGYGYVPTILSSAISLVLTAQFVSSVPLPQIDFTDPAAVTAFQATITHSPMMMAVVGITIVFLLWSANIWIFGMKHARNLTLKNAAITVGVPVGIYIIYQIVSLGVI; this comes from the coding sequence ATGAGTCATCCGATCGTTGAGGTCCTCCTCAATCCTGACGCCTTCTTTCGGAAAATGGCCGATCGTGCGCCTGAACTGATGCTGCCGGCAGCCCTCGTGCTGGTGACCGGGATCATCGGCGGGATCGCCGCATACCTGATCACGAACATGCTCACCCCGGCCTTCCCCGCGGAGGCGCAGGGGATCCTGGGGATCATCGCCGTCGCAGGAGCGGTCGCCACGCCGATCTTCTCCCTGATCGGCTGGGTGGTCGTCGCCATTATCTTCTACGCGATTTCGTCCGTGTTCAAAGGGCGCGGGAGCCTGAAAAAAACCCTTGAGTTCACCGGTTACGGCTATGTCCCGACGATCCTCTCCTCCGCGATCTCCCTCGTCCTGACGGCGCAGTTCGTTTCGTCGGTCCCCCTCCCGCAGATCGATTTCACCGATCCGGCGGCGGTGACGGCGTTCCAGGCGACGATCACGCACTCTCCGATGATGATGGCAGTCGTTGGGATCACGATCGTCTTCCTCCTCTGGAGCGCGAACATCTGGATCTTCGGCATGAAGCATGCGAGAAATCTCACGCTGAAAAACGCGGCGATCACGGTGGGCGTGCCGGTGGGGATATATATTATCTATCAGATAGTTTCTCTGGGAGTTATATAA
- the ribH gene encoding 6,7-dimethyl-8-ribityllumazine synthase, whose amino-acid sequence MAITLGFVVAEFNRDITYMMEIEAREHAKFLGAEVADCIYVPGAYDMPLAIKKLLKQDGIDAVVTIGCVIEGATQHDEIVVQHAARKIIDLSLEYGKPVALGISGPGMTRLEATERIDYAKRAVESAVKMVQRLE is encoded by the coding sequence ATGGCAATCACACTGGGATTTGTGGTCGCGGAGTTCAACCGCGACATCACCTATATGATGGAGATCGAGGCGCGGGAGCACGCGAAGTTTCTCGGCGCCGAGGTGGCGGATTGCATCTATGTGCCCGGCGCCTACGACATGCCGCTTGCGATCAAGAAACTGCTCAAGCAGGACGGTATCGACGCCGTCGTCACCATCGGCTGCGTCATCGAGGGGGCGACCCAGCACGACGAGATCGTGGTCCAGCACGCCGCCCGGAAGATCATCGACCTCTCCCTGGAGTACGGCAAGCCCGTCGCCCTCGGGATCTCGGGTCCGGGCATGACCCGCCTCGAGGCCACCGAGCGGATCGACTACGCAAAGCGCGCCGTTGAATCAGCCGTAAAAATGGTGCAGAGATTGGAATGA
- a CDS encoding PAS domain S-box protein produces the protein MRTKRASVRRYGYAVLLLTFLLLSFTLVSPALAVESPEKRVLLLHSYHQGLAWTDEMTAGARSVFDTAETPVDLYVEYMDTLRLGDAGYGDREEAILGQKFAGVTFDLVICLDDYAFHFLQDRHASLFPGVPVVFCGLNYFDEADLEGWENCTGIVEVYDVDGTLDAALLLSPGIKNVFVVNDATETGISNLRVIQGAAGRYAGRLTFTHSGNATLAQIEETVRNLHDDTIVLLMTYYRSPDGVYYEHADVAGPISAASAVPVYGVWDVHMGRGIVGGKILFSRDQGEAAAAMGLRILDGEPASAIPVKTDLQGRYVFDYRQLQRYGLEGSTLPGGSAVINRPSQLIEIDRSVAVAGVFAIATLAIVVVFLAVHIRLRRRSEQILQESEEKFRRIAESSFDIIFSMDTGGRFTYLSPSVLRVTGYEPADLLGRSPIDLTDPADHGKYAEAISAVAGGGSLEGLEVLFLKNDGTSGYLEINAAPLYADGTVIGLQGAAREITERKQMERMRSEAFAQIDRNIGQFATLGDEIRNPLAVIVGVADLYCEEEQKERILEQAEIIDGIITQLDRGWIESEKVREFLRKH, from the coding sequence ATGAGGACGAAACGGGCGTCTGTACGAAGATATGGATATGCCGTTCTTCTTCTCACCTTCTTGCTCCTCTCTTTTACCCTTGTCTCCCCCGCTCTCGCCGTAGAATCGCCTGAAAAACGAGTGCTTCTTCTCCACTCCTACCACCAGGGCCTCGCCTGGACCGACGAGATGACGGCCGGGGCCAGGTCGGTCTTCGATACCGCCGAAACGCCGGTCGACCTCTATGTCGAGTACATGGACACCCTCCGTCTCGGCGATGCGGGCTACGGGGACCGGGAGGAGGCCATTCTGGGACAGAAGTTTGCAGGAGTCACGTTCGATCTCGTCATCTGTCTGGACGACTACGCCTTTCATTTCCTCCAGGACCGTCACGCCTCCCTTTTTCCCGGTGTCCCGGTCGTATTCTGCGGCCTGAACTATTTTGACGAGGCCGATCTCGAAGGCTGGGAGAACTGCACCGGGATCGTCGAGGTCTATGACGTGGACGGCACCCTTGACGCCGCCCTCCTCCTCAGCCCCGGGATAAAGAATGTCTTTGTGGTGAACGACGCCACCGAGACCGGGATCTCGAACCTGCGGGTCATCCAGGGCGCCGCGGGCCGCTATGCCGGTCGCCTGACCTTCACCCACTCGGGCAATGCGACCCTCGCCCAGATCGAGGAGACGGTGCGGAACCTTCATGACGACACGATCGTCCTGTTGATGACCTACTACCGCAGCCCCGACGGTGTCTACTACGAACATGCCGACGTCGCCGGTCCGATCTCCGCCGCCTCGGCGGTACCGGTCTATGGTGTCTGGGACGTCCATATGGGCCGCGGGATCGTCGGTGGAAAGATCCTCTTCAGCAGAGACCAGGGAGAGGCGGCCGCCGCAATGGGGCTGCGCATCCTCGACGGGGAACCGGCTTCGGCGATCCCGGTGAAGACCGATCTGCAGGGGCGCTATGTCTTTGACTATCGCCAGCTCCAGCGCTATGGTCTTGAGGGCTCCACGCTGCCAGGGGGGAGCGCCGTGATCAACAGGCCGTCGCAGCTGATCGAGATCGACCGGAGCGTGGCGGTTGCCGGGGTGTTTGCGATCGCCACCCTTGCGATCGTCGTCGTCTTCCTGGCCGTCCACATCAGGCTGAGGCGGCGCTCTGAGCAGATCCTGCAGGAGAGCGAGGAGAAGTTCAGGCGCATTGCCGAGAGTTCCTTCGACATCATTTTTTCTATGGATACCGGGGGCCGCTTCACCTATCTCTCCCCCTCGGTCCTCCGGGTGACCGGCTACGAGCCCGCGGACCTTCTCGGGAGATCGCCCATTGACCTGACCGATCCAGCGGATCATGGGAAATACGCCGAAGCCATCTCCGCTGTCGCCGGTGGGGGGAGCCTGGAGGGGCTGGAGGTACTCTTCCTGAAAAATGACGGTACCAGCGGCTACCTGGAGATCAACGCCGCCCCCCTCTATGCGGACGGCACGGTGATCGGGTTGCAGGGGGCGGCGCGCGAGATCACCGAGCGCAAACAGATGGAGAGGATGCGTTCCGAGGCGTTTGCGCAGATCGACCGGAACATCGGGCAGTTCGCCACCCTGGGCGACGAGATCAGAAACCCGCTCGCCGTGATCGTCGGTGTCGCCGACCTCTACTGCGAGGAGGAGCAAAAGGAGCGGATCCTGGAGCAGGCAGAGATCATCGACGGGATCATCACGCAGCTCGACCGCGGCTGGATCGAGTCCGAGAAGGTGCGCGAGTTCCTCCGCAAACATTGA
- a CDS encoding TrmB family transcriptional regulator, whose protein sequence is MDQIVRDLVALGMKEYEAKVYAALVGIGEGNAREIHIASGVPRPRVYDILEGLAGRGFVEVRQGSPLRYRPEEPGVVTAKLRGALEGAADRALAGLDELRLEARPTPAPIWYLDGEWSIRRHLESLVHGDYAALTVICMLRSGPGEYAALLSEAAGRHTVDVVVPEGAAQACPEGVRVTVAGEFCPFFQEKIYGKVFSRPIDHEGSVFSLEYIFMADDEESLIVYTENGRRKGVIITLPFITCVQHQLARKMIAGGRDAAAAPGQKIYTGEERVHT, encoded by the coding sequence ATGGACCAGATCGTCCGGGACCTTGTCGCCCTCGGCATGAAGGAGTACGAAGCAAAGGTGTACGCGGCCCTCGTCGGGATCGGGGAGGGGAACGCCCGTGAGATCCACATCGCAAGCGGCGTCCCCCGCCCCCGCGTCTACGACATCCTGGAGGGGCTTGCCGGGAGGGGTTTTGTCGAGGTGCGGCAGGGCTCCCCCCTCCGCTACCGCCCGGAAGAGCCCGGCGTCGTGACGGCGAAACTCAGGGGGGCGCTCGAAGGAGCGGCCGACCGGGCGCTTGCCGGCCTCGACGAGTTGCGCCTTGAGGCGAGGCCGACGCCCGCCCCGATCTGGTACCTCGACGGGGAGTGGAGCATCCGCCGCCATCTCGAATCCCTCGTCCACGGCGACTACGCCGCCCTCACGGTCATCTGCATGCTCAGGTCAGGGCCCGGCGAGTACGCCGCCCTCCTGTCTGAGGCGGCCGGGCGGCATACCGTCGACGTGGTCGTCCCCGAAGGAGCGGCGCAGGCGTGCCCCGAAGGCGTCAGGGTCACGGTTGCCGGGGAGTTCTGCCCCTTTTTCCAGGAGAAGATCTACGGGAAGGTCTTTTCGCGCCCGATCGATCACGAGGGCTCGGTCTTCTCCCTCGAGTACATCTTCATGGCCGACGACGAGGAATCGCTGATCGTCTATACCGAGAACGGGAGGCGCAAAGGCGTGATCATCACCCTCCCGTTCATCACCTGCGTCCAGCACCAGCTCGCACGGAAGATGATCGCCGGCGGCCGTGATGCCGCCGCAGCCCCGGGCCAGAAGATATACACGGGAGAAGAGAGAGTTCACACGTAG
- a CDS encoding COG1361 S-layer family protein encodes MKRCLLFCAVFVLLVAGVVSGATPQENAARVTVTGFSVDPAVLMPGDAATVTVTVKNTADESVALRSARMFTEKNIVILDNPYQTFGSIGPGNEVSFTFTVQASTGDGIFYPPFVIDFRDAGSLRSPVTVKVESTEPRISIMERPDSFAEGKKATIKVKVSNPRSGEINGVTVVPRGDGIESTPTSVFIGALAPDGMAEVSFEITPSRETDLVLNVDYRNGNNQRSTSVRLPITFSEDKKQAEIVVSGIEVTREGGVYRVSGDVTNAGLEVAKAVVITVGAPAVPVEPNRVYPVASLDPDDLSSFDVTFTAEDTDSVPLVIEYKDEDGNAYRSTVQISIGSSGTVAPEEGESFPVWAIALILLAVVAVGGVIVYSWKKAKQNSE; translated from the coding sequence ATGAAAAGATGTCTGCTGTTCTGTGCGGTCTTCGTCCTCCTGGTTGCAGGGGTCGTCTCCGGCGCCACCCCCCAGGAGAACGCCGCACGCGTCACGGTCACCGGGTTCTCGGTCGACCCTGCCGTGCTCATGCCCGGCGATGCGGCGACGGTGACGGTGACGGTGAAAAACACCGCCGACGAGAGCGTCGCCCTCAGAAGCGCCAGGATGTTCACGGAGAAAAACATCGTGATTCTGGACAACCCCTACCAGACCTTCGGCTCCATCGGCCCGGGCAACGAGGTCTCCTTCACGTTTACGGTGCAGGCGTCCACAGGGGACGGGATCTTCTACCCGCCGTTTGTGATCGACTTCAGGGACGCCGGATCGCTCCGGTCCCCGGTCACGGTGAAGGTGGAGAGCACCGAACCGCGGATCTCGATCATGGAGCGCCCCGACTCCTTCGCTGAGGGGAAAAAGGCGACGATAAAGGTCAAGGTCAGCAACCCGCGCTCAGGCGAGATCAACGGCGTCACCGTTGTGCCCCGGGGAGATGGGATCGAGAGCACCCCGACGAGCGTCTTTATCGGGGCCCTCGCCCCTGACGGTATGGCTGAGGTCTCCTTTGAGATCACGCCGTCCAGGGAGACCGATCTGGTCTTAAACGTGGATTACCGCAACGGGAACAACCAGAGGAGCACCTCTGTTCGCCTCCCGATCACCTTCTCTGAGGACAAGAAACAGGCCGAGATCGTCGTCTCCGGGATCGAGGTGACGAGAGAGGGCGGCGTCTACCGGGTGAGCGGGGACGTCACCAATGCCGGCCTTGAGGTGGCGAAGGCCGTCGTGATCACCGTCGGCGCTCCGGCCGTCCCGGTCGAGCCGAACCGGGTCTATCCGGTCGCTTCTCTCGACCCCGACGACCTCTCGAGCTTCGACGTCACCTTCACGGCTGAAGATACGGACTCGGTCCCGCTCGTCATCGAATACAAGGATGAGGACGGGAACGCCTACCGTTCAACCGTTCAGATCTCGATCGGGTCCAGCGGCACGGTGGCCCCCGAGGAGGGTGAATCGTTCCCGGTATGGGCGATCGCCCTGATCCTTCTCGCGGTCGTGGCGGTCGGGGGCGTCATCGTCTATTCGTGGAAGAAGGCAAAACAGAACTCCGAATAA
- a CDS encoding cupin domain-containing protein, with translation MDARTVGELPKEKNPHGVDVRKLYDTENAVIVHITLQPGEGLKRHITPVDVAFYVLEGRGVVEIGEERQECGPDTLIESPARIPHRWTNESDAPFRVLVIKVPRPTESTRLL, from the coding sequence ATGGATGCCAGAACTGTCGGCGAACTGCCGAAGGAGAAAAACCCGCACGGCGTGGACGTCAGGAAACTTTACGACACGGAGAACGCCGTGATCGTCCACATCACCCTGCAGCCCGGCGAAGGGCTCAAACGGCACATAACCCCGGTGGACGTCGCCTTTTACGTCCTCGAAGGGCGGGGCGTCGTCGAGATCGGGGAGGAGCGGCAGGAGTGCGGCCCCGATACCCTCATCGAGAGCCCGGCCCGCATCCCGCACCGCTGGACAAACGAGAGCGACGCCCCCTTCAGGGTGCTCGTGATCAAGGTGCCGCGGCCGACCGAGTCGACGCGGCTGCTGTGA
- a CDS encoding pyridoxal phosphate-dependent aminotransferase, whose amino-acid sequence MKALSEKVSAVAPSATIEISDAAKRMKREGIDVIGLSIGEPDFATPAHIVQACCDALARGETHYAPSNGIPELLHAVAEKCRTENHIPCAPENVIATCGAKDAIFQAMQACLNPGDEVVLPDPSWVSYEPCVQMAGGRVVHHLLREPSFQIDDRILERVGPRTKMIVVNSPSNPTGTVLSKASFKLVADICEDYDLLALSDEIYEKLIYGKEHISLASIGDMAGRTITVNGFSKAYAMTGWRLGYAVAPLPVLRQMAKVQQHSVSHPATFVMWGGVAALKGDQSCVEAMRKEFEARRMYMLDEFTSMGYAVAPPDGAFYAFVRVEGDDLEIARSWLNDAHVAATPGAAFNAPGWIRVSYAASLPTLKEAMRRIRAWKKSG is encoded by the coding sequence ATGAAGGCCCTCTCGGAGAAGGTCAGCGCCGTCGCCCCCTCGGCGACGATCGAGATCTCGGACGCCGCAAAGAGGATGAAGCGGGAGGGGATCGACGTGATCGGCCTCTCGATCGGCGAACCCGACTTTGCGACGCCCGCGCACATCGTGCAGGCCTGCTGCGACGCCCTCGCCCGCGGCGAGACCCATTACGCGCCCTCGAACGGCATCCCCGAACTCCTGCACGCCGTGGCCGAAAAATGCCGGACCGAGAACCACATCCCCTGCGCCCCTGAAAACGTCATCGCCACCTGCGGAGCGAAGGACGCAATCTTTCAGGCGATGCAGGCCTGCCTGAACCCGGGCGACGAGGTGGTCCTCCCCGACCCGTCCTGGGTCTCCTACGAGCCCTGCGTCCAGATGGCCGGCGGCCGGGTCGTCCACCATCTCCTCAGGGAGCCCTCGTTCCAGATCGACGATCGGATCCTGGAGCGGGTGGGGCCGCGGACGAAGATGATCGTCGTCAACAGCCCCTCGAACCCCACCGGGACGGTGCTCTCGAAGGCGTCCTTCAAACTCGTCGCCGACATCTGCGAGGACTACGACCTCCTCGCCCTTTCCGACGAGATCTATGAGAAACTGATCTACGGGAAAGAGCACATCTCCCTCGCCTCGATCGGCGATATGGCCGGTCGGACGATCACGGTCAACGGCTTTTCCAAGGCCTATGCGATGACCGGCTGGCGGCTCGGCTATGCCGTGGCCCCGCTCCCGGTCCTCCGCCAGATGGCGAAGGTGCAGCAGCACTCGGTCTCCCACCCGGCGACCTTCGTGATGTGGGGCGGTGTCGCGGCCCTGAAAGGCGACCAGTCCTGCGTCGAGGCGATGCGCAAAGAGTTCGAGGCCAGGCGGATGTACATGCTCGACGAGTTCACCTCGATGGGCTATGCGGTCGCCCCGCCCGACGGCGCCTTCTACGCCTTCGTGCGGGTGGAGGGCGACGACCTCGAGATCGCCCGTTCATGGCTGAACGATGCCCATGTGGCGGCGACACCGGGGGCGGCGTTCAATGCGCCCGGCTGGATCCGGGTCAGCTATGCCGCCTCCCTGCCGACGCTGAAAGAGGCGATGAGGCGGATACGCGCCTGGAAAAAGAGCGGATGA